One Orrella dioscoreae genomic window carries:
- a CDS encoding cystathionine gamma-synthase family protein, which produces MSKHGFTTTILHGDRRQGVEHGAVHKPMHPSSEYAYKDARELTAVFQGKSGFSYARQGTPTTMALEAKITAMESGAGTVSFATGMAALAAIFTTLLRRGDHLVSSQYIFGNTNSLLGTLQELGVEVTMVDATDVAQVEAAIRPNTRMVFVETIANPGTQIADLMGIGALCGRAGLVYVIDNTLTSPWLFKGRDAGAALVMNSLSKYIGGHGHALGGSVTDTGLFDWKGHPNIFESYQNGPSTTWGLTQIKKKGLRDMGGTLAAEPAHRIAVGAETLALRMDRACANALALSRYLVEHPGVARVHYPGLPSHPQHVRAGELFRGRHGALMGIELAEGIDCFDFLNRLSVVALATHLGDTRTLALPAAHTIYYEMGAQRRAQMGIADSLIRVSIGIEDEADLIDDFDRALRGA; this is translated from the coding sequence ATGAGCAAGCACGGCTTTACCACCACCATCCTGCACGGCGACCGACGCCAGGGCGTCGAACATGGCGCGGTCCACAAGCCCATGCACCCTTCCTCGGAATATGCCTATAAGGACGCGCGCGAATTGACGGCCGTGTTCCAGGGCAAGTCCGGTTTCAGCTATGCGCGCCAGGGCACGCCCACCACGATGGCGCTGGAGGCGAAGATCACGGCGATGGAGTCGGGCGCCGGCACGGTGTCCTTCGCCACCGGCATGGCCGCGCTGGCCGCCATCTTCACGACCTTGCTGCGCCGCGGCGATCACCTGGTGTCCAGCCAGTACATCTTCGGCAACACGAACAGCCTGCTGGGCACGCTGCAGGAACTGGGCGTCGAGGTAACGATGGTCGACGCCACGGACGTTGCGCAAGTGGAGGCCGCCATCCGGCCCAACACCCGCATGGTATTCGTCGAAACCATCGCCAACCCCGGCACCCAGATCGCCGACCTCATGGGCATCGGCGCCCTGTGCGGCCGCGCGGGCCTGGTCTACGTCATCGACAACACGCTGACGTCGCCCTGGCTGTTCAAGGGCCGCGACGCGGGCGCCGCGCTGGTGATGAATTCGCTGTCCAAGTACATCGGCGGCCACGGCCACGCGCTGGGCGGGTCGGTCACCGACACCGGGCTCTTCGATTGGAAGGGGCATCCGAACATTTTCGAGTCCTACCAGAACGGGCCCTCGACCACCTGGGGGCTTACCCAGATCAAGAAGAAGGGACTGCGCGACATGGGCGGCACGCTGGCCGCCGAGCCCGCGCATCGCATCGCAGTGGGCGCCGAGACGCTGGCCTTGCGCATGGACCGTGCCTGCGCCAACGCGCTGGCGCTGTCCCGCTACCTGGTCGAGCATCCGGGCGTGGCGCGCGTGCACTATCCGGGTTTGCCCTCGCACCCGCAGCACGTCCGCGCAGGCGAACTGTTCCGTGGCCGCCATGGCGCGCTGATGGGCATCGAGCTTGCCGAGGGCATCGATTGCTTCGATTTCCTGAACCGTCTGTCGGTCGTTGCGCTGGCAACCCATCTGGGAGATACCCGTACGCTGGCCTTGCCTGCGGCGCACACCATCTATTACGAGATGGGTGCGCAACGGCGCGCCCAAATGGGTATTGCCGACAGCCTGATCCGCGTGTCGATCGGCATTGAAGACGAAGCGGACCTGATCGACGATTTTGACCGCGCGCTGCGCGGTGCCTGA
- the rnr gene encoding ribonuclease R: protein MANRSNSNANSNNRTASVSPDLPPDFDPDVPSREAILAALRDAGAPLEPAELAERMKLTRPGTLKGFERRLNAMERDGQLMPNRKGVLLLANKLDFVPGKVLGHRDGFGFLVRDDGAGPDIFLSPREMQKVLHGDRVLVKPTGEYRGKPDGTIVEVIERRTNKLVGRFLNERGLSIVVPEDQRIKHDILVPPGETGDAQHGQVVTVDIIEQPTRHSQPLGRVSQVLGEIDDPGMEIEIAVRKFDVPVDFSEGALKQADRLPDVVRKSDLKDRIDLRDVPFITIDGEDARDFDDAVYCEAIELGTGSRKRPAWRLLVAIADVSHYVQPGDHLDADAVERGTSVYFPRRVIPMLPEKLSNGLCSLNPDVDRLVLVCDMVIPASGAKAGTITAYQFYNAVIHSHARTTYTQVWGALQQPEGPAARSLPGVLPHVQDLYELYQLLAQSRRTRGAIDFDTIETKIVCNELGKIEQIAPYVRNDAHKLIEECMLAANTCAADFMARSKHPGLYRIHEGPTTERLQALREFLRTAGLSLGGGEDPTAKDYLKLLEAARARPDYQLLQTMCLRSMQQAMYSPDNVGHFGLAYDAYTHFTSPIRRYPDLLTHRVIKSLLQTRRYVPQVENHAVALAATAREQEHAVWERLGLLLSANERRADEASRDVEAWLKCWFVKERVGETFSGRVTGVASFGIFVTLETLHVEGLVHVSELGGEYFQFNEALHELRGERTGMRYRLTDKVQVQVSRVDLEARRIEFRLVPGTSFDALRRAAGRGEEPAPRRVKKAASAKPAPLRGTTAKERRAQAKKSAQQAARPAASPAGKKSASRKRR, encoded by the coding sequence TTGGCAAATCGATCGAACAGTAACGCAAACAGTAACAACAGAACCGCGTCGGTTTCGCCCGATCTCCCCCCCGACTTCGACCCTGACGTCCCCAGTCGCGAGGCCATCCTGGCTGCCTTGCGGGACGCGGGCGCACCTCTCGAGCCGGCCGAACTGGCCGAGCGCATGAAACTGACCCGCCCGGGCACCTTGAAGGGCTTCGAGCGGCGCCTGAACGCCATGGAGCGTGACGGGCAACTGATGCCCAACCGCAAGGGCGTGCTGCTGCTGGCGAACAAACTGGACTTCGTGCCCGGCAAGGTGCTGGGCCACCGCGACGGCTTCGGCTTCCTGGTGCGCGACGACGGCGCCGGTCCCGACATCTTCCTGTCGCCGCGTGAAATGCAGAAGGTGCTGCACGGCGACCGCGTGCTGGTGAAGCCCACCGGCGAATACCGCGGCAAGCCCGACGGCACCATCGTCGAGGTGATCGAGCGCCGCACCAACAAGCTGGTGGGCCGCTTCCTGAACGAGCGGGGCCTCTCCATCGTGGTGCCGGAAGACCAGCGCATCAAGCACGACATCCTGGTGCCGCCTGGTGAAACCGGCGATGCCCAGCATGGCCAGGTCGTCACCGTCGACATCATCGAGCAGCCCACCCGCCACAGCCAGCCGCTGGGCCGCGTGTCGCAGGTGCTGGGCGAGATCGACGATCCCGGCATGGAAATCGAGATCGCCGTGCGCAAGTTCGACGTGCCGGTCGATTTCTCGGAGGGCGCGCTGAAGCAGGCCGACCGCCTGCCCGACGTCGTGCGCAAGTCCGACCTGAAGGACCGCATCGACCTGCGCGACGTGCCGTTCATCACCATCGACGGCGAGGACGCGCGCGACTTCGACGACGCGGTCTACTGCGAAGCCATCGAACTGGGCACTGGCTCGCGCAAGCGCCCGGCCTGGCGCCTGCTGGTGGCCATCGCCGACGTCAGCCATTACGTCCAGCCTGGCGACCACCTCGATGCCGACGCCGTCGAGCGCGGCACCAGCGTCTATTTCCCGCGCCGCGTCATTCCGATGCTGCCGGAAAAGCTGTCCAACGGGCTGTGCTCGCTGAATCCCGACGTCGACCGCCTGGTGCTGGTCTGCGACATGGTGATTCCTGCCTCGGGCGCCAAGGCCGGCACGATCACGGCCTACCAGTTCTACAACGCGGTCATCCACTCGCACGCCCGCACCACCTACACCCAGGTGTGGGGGGCGCTGCAGCAACCCGAGGGGCCGGCGGCGCGTTCGCTGCCGGGCGTGTTGCCGCATGTGCAGGATCTGTATGAACTCTATCAATTGCTGGCGCAATCGCGCCGCACGCGTGGCGCCATCGATTTCGACACCATCGAGACGAAGATCGTCTGCAACGAACTGGGCAAGATCGAACAGATCGCGCCTTACGTCCGCAACGATGCGCATAAGCTGATCGAGGAGTGCATGCTGGCGGCCAACACCTGCGCTGCCGACTTCATGGCGCGCAGCAAGCATCCGGGGCTCTACCGCATCCATGAAGGACCGACCACCGAGCGCCTGCAGGCGCTGCGCGAGTTCCTGCGCACCGCGGGCCTGTCGCTGGGCGGCGGCGAGGATCCCACCGCCAAGGATTACCTGAAGCTGCTGGAAGCCGCCCGCGCGCGGCCGGACTACCAGCTGCTGCAGACCATGTGCCTGCGCTCGATGCAGCAGGCCATGTACAGCCCCGACAACGTCGGGCACTTCGGCCTGGCGTACGACGCCTACACGCACTTCACGTCGCCCATCCGCCGCTATCCCGACCTGCTGACGCACCGCGTCATCAAGTCGCTGCTGCAGACGCGCCGCTATGTGCCGCAGGTGGAAAACCACGCCGTCGCGCTGGCCGCCACGGCGCGCGAGCAGGAGCATGCCGTCTGGGAACGCCTGGGCCTGCTGCTGTCGGCCAACGAGCGCCGCGCCGACGAGGCCTCGCGCGATGTCGAGGCCTGGCTCAAGTGCTGGTTCGTGAAGGAACGCGTGGGCGAGACCTTCAGCGGCCGCGTGACGGGCGTGGCAAGCTTCGGCATCTTCGTCACGCTCGAGACGCTGCACGTCGAAGGCCTGGTGCACGTGTCCGAGCTGGGCGGCGAATACTTCCAGTTCAACGAGGCGCTGCACGAACTGCGTGGCGAGCGCACCGGCATGCGCTATCGCCTGACCGACAAGGTCCAGGTGCAAGTGTCGCGCGTGGACCTGGAGGCGCGCCGCATCGAGTTTCGCCTGGTGCCTGGCACGAGCTTCGACGCCTTGCGCCGCGCCGCGGGCCGCGGCGAAGAGCCCGCGCCGCGCCGCGTGAAGAAGGCGGCCTCCGCCAAGCCGGCGCCGTTGCGCGGCACCACGGCCAAGGAGCGCCGCGCCCAGGCCAAGAAGAGCGCGCAGCAGGCGGCGCGTCCGGCGGCCTCGCCGGCGGGCAAGAAGTCCGCCAGCCGCAAGCGCAGGTAA
- a CDS encoding MHYT domain-containing protein has protein sequence MGGFFLDSSVDALQQVAGTHNSWLVALSILVAIFSASMALQTTHIARASDLPLHRQIAIGTGSFALGGGIWTMHFIGMLSFELCTTVQYDPGLTLLSILPGWAASWVALQILARPRVSTPHLILGGVLVGAGIGTMHYSGMAAMQMAPQLRYDPLMFALSLAVAVGLAILSLWIRFRLLRTRLTQTQRLVVAGTVMGLAISGMHYTGMAAARVIGMSETPQIALVFNSTFVSVMLSTFTITLTVFVTAANGLLRYRQLYRKMEDSESRMRAVVETAVDGILTIDGRGIIQAFNPSAERLFGWQAREVIGRNIKMLMPEPDQSRHDSYLSNYLRSGEAKIIGSGREVTGLRKDGSLIPMRLAVGQVDLPGEALFVGFVSDITQRKELESSLRVTAARAEQAATAKSTFLATMSHEIRTPMNAIIGFTELLLKSEMNALQRSHLNTVRQSARSLLALLNDILDTTKLERGTFQLEGLDFSLKAVAEQVIASLRLSAQARDLTLTLDYPADMSPFYKGDPLRLQQVLTNLLGNALKFTEQGQVTLRFATLDGMVHIQVSDTGIGMTPEQADKIFEPFVQADASISRRFGGTGLGTTIVRQLVELMGGSIRVESEIGLGSTFHVLLPLRLGHAPEPARADSDSMPLPPLSILAADDVPQNLELLTLILRDGGHRLTIARDGNEVLARFGEQRYDVVLMDVHMPGTDGLDATRHIRQREQAQGLTPTPIIALTASVMDSDRRAARQAGMDGFAVKPLDAPRLIAEIARVLAGDRLPAQGARNPSARAQAARQAIDWPAGIALWGSAPRLARAIEGFLAQQPERHPLPKDTEISPDGAAALESLHGLRGAAGNLGMTVVADIAAQLELRIRGGQREDLGLHIEALRQALADADAALHASPALAEARQHPPSPCVPRAEVRARVDELLDCVDRGELNDAALEAVCEHLRASGEPALCHTLRDALDSFEFDDARKMLRTLQDRLDRDDKDSP, from the coding sequence ATGGGAGGTTTCTTCCTCGATTCGTCGGTCGACGCGCTACAGCAGGTCGCCGGCACGCATAACTCGTGGCTGGTGGCACTCTCCATCCTGGTGGCGATCTTTTCCGCCAGCATGGCCCTGCAGACCACCCATATCGCCCGCGCCTCCGATCTCCCCCTGCACCGCCAGATCGCCATCGGCACGGGCTCGTTCGCGCTGGGCGGCGGCATCTGGACCATGCACTTCATCGGCATGCTGTCCTTTGAACTGTGCACCACGGTCCAATACGACCCCGGCCTCACGCTGCTCTCCATCCTGCCAGGCTGGGCGGCATCGTGGGTCGCGCTGCAGATACTCGCGCGTCCCCGCGTCTCCACCCCCCACCTGATACTGGGCGGCGTGCTGGTCGGCGCGGGCATCGGCACCATGCACTACAGCGGCATGGCCGCCATGCAGATGGCGCCGCAACTGCGCTACGACCCCCTCATGTTCGCCCTCTCGCTGGCGGTGGCGGTGGGCCTGGCCATCCTCTCGCTCTGGATCCGCTTCCGCCTGCTGCGCACACGCCTCACGCAAACCCAGCGCCTGGTCGTGGCCGGCACCGTCATGGGCCTGGCGATCTCGGGCATGCACTACACCGGCATGGCGGCCGCGCGCGTCATCGGCATGAGCGAGACGCCGCAGATCGCGCTGGTGTTCAACAGCACCTTCGTCTCGGTGATGCTGTCCACCTTCACCATCACGCTCACGGTGTTCGTCACCGCGGCCAACGGCCTGCTGCGCTATCGCCAGCTGTACCGGAAGATGGAGGACAGCGAGTCCCGCATGCGCGCCGTCGTGGAGACGGCCGTCGACGGCATCCTGACCATCGACGGGCGCGGCATCATCCAGGCCTTCAACCCGTCCGCCGAGCGCCTCTTCGGCTGGCAGGCGCGCGAGGTCATCGGCCGCAACATCAAGATGCTGATGCCGGAACCCGACCAGTCGCGCCACGACAGCTATCTCAGCAACTACCTGCGCTCGGGCGAAGCCAAGATCATCGGCTCGGGCCGCGAAGTGACCGGCCTGCGCAAGGATGGCAGCCTGATTCCCATGCGCCTGGCGGTGGGCCAGGTCGACCTGCCCGGCGAAGCGCTCTTCGTGGGCTTCGTCAGCGACATCACCCAGCGCAAGGAACTGGAATCGTCGCTGCGCGTAACGGCGGCGCGCGCGGAACAGGCCGCCACGGCCAAAAGCACCTTCCTGGCCACGATGAGCCACGAAATCCGTACACCGATGAACGCCATCATCGGCTTCACCGAACTGCTGCTGAAAAGCGAGATGAATGCGCTGCAGCGCAGCCACCTGAATACCGTGCGCCAATCGGCGCGCTCGCTGCTGGCGCTGCTCAACGATATTCTCGACACCACCAAGCTCGAGCGCGGCACCTTCCAGCTGGAGGGCCTGGACTTCTCGCTGAAGGCGGTGGCCGAACAGGTGATCGCCTCGCTGCGCCTGAGCGCGCAGGCGCGCGACCTGACCCTGACGCTGGACTATCCCGCCGACATGTCGCCCTTCTACAAGGGCGACCCCCTGCGGCTGCAACAGGTGCTGACCAACCTGCTGGGCAATGCGCTCAAGTTCACCGAGCAAGGCCAGGTAACGCTGCGCTTCGCCACCCTGGACGGCATGGTGCACATCCAGGTCAGCGACACCGGCATCGGCATGACCCCCGAGCAGGCCGACAAGATCTTCGAACCCTTCGTGCAGGCCGATGCCTCCATCAGCCGCCGCTTCGGCGGCACCGGCCTGGGCACCACGATCGTGCGCCAGCTGGTGGAACTGATGGGCGGGTCCATCCGCGTGGAAAGCGAAATCGGCCTGGGCAGCACCTTCCATGTCCTGTTGCCGCTGCGGCTCGGACACGCCCCGGAACCCGCGCGCGCCGACAGCGACAGCATGCCGCTGCCGCCGCTCAGCATCCTCGCGGCCGACGACGTGCCGCAGAACCTGGAACTGCTGACGCTGATCCTGCGTGACGGCGGCCATCGCCTCACCATCGCGCGGGACGGCAACGAAGTGCTCGCGCGCTTTGGCGAGCAGCGCTACGACGTGGTGCTGATGGACGTGCACATGCCCGGCACTGACGGCCTGGACGCTACCCGCCACATCCGCCAACGCGAACAGGCGCAGGGCCTGACGCCCACGCCCATCATTGCGCTGACGGCCAGCGTCATGGATTCGGACCGGCGCGCAGCGCGCCAGGCCGGCATGGACGGCTTCGCGGTCAAGCCGCTGGACGCACCGCGCCTGATCGCGGAAATCGCACGCGTGCTGGCGGGTGATCGCCTGCCGGCCCAGGGCGCGCGCAACCCGTCAGCCCGGGCCCAGGCGGCCCGCCAGGCCATCGACTGGCCCGCCGGCATCGCCCTGTGGGGAAGCGCCCCGCGGTTGGCACGTGCCATCGAAGGCTTCCTCGCCCAGCAGCCCGAGCGCCATCCGCTGCCCAAGGACACCGAAATTTCGCCTGACGGGGCCGCCGCGCTGGAGAGCCTGCATGGCCTGCGCGGCGCTGCCGGCAACCTGGGAATGACCGTCGTGGCCGACATCGCCGCCCAGCTGGAACTGCGCATCCGCGGCGGGCAGCGCGAGGACCTGGGCCTGCACATCGAGGCGCTGCGGCAGGCGCTGGCCGATGCCGACGCCGCGCTGCATGCCTCGCCAGCCCTGGCCGAGGCCCGGCAGCACCCTCCCAGCCCTTGCGTGCCGCGCGCCGAAGTGCGGGCCCGCGTCGATGAGCTGCTGGACTGCGTGGACCGGGGCGAACTGAACGATGCCGCGCTGGAAGCCGTCTGCGAACACTTGCGCGCCAGCGGTGAACCTGCGCTGTGCCATACCCTGCGCGATGCTCTGGACAGCTTCGAATTCGACGACGCCAGGAAAATGCTTCGCACCCTGCAAGACCGGCTGGACCGGGACGACAAGGACTCGCCATGA
- a CDS encoding ExbD/TolR family protein, with product MAFGSFDSKSGGGHAMSEINMVPLIDVMLVLLVIFIITAPLMAHSIRINVPQVSAEQIDEKPKVIDLAIDDAGQIFWDEQPVAVDALQARFAAIAGEKPQPELRIRADVNTRYEVLAKVMASARRGGMARIGFVTQPASADGAAAAAPTGTGAAAVQTPAAP from the coding sequence ATGGCCTTTGGCAGCTTCGACAGCAAGTCGGGCGGCGGCCACGCAATGTCCGAGATCAACATGGTGCCGTTGATCGACGTCATGCTGGTGCTGCTGGTGATCTTCATCATCACGGCGCCGCTGATGGCGCACTCGATCCGCATCAACGTGCCGCAGGTCAGCGCCGAGCAGATCGACGAGAAGCCCAAGGTCATCGACCTGGCCATCGACGACGCCGGCCAGATCTTCTGGGACGAGCAGCCCGTGGCGGTGGACGCGCTGCAGGCGCGTTTCGCGGCGATCGCGGGTGAAAAGCCCCAGCCCGAACTGCGTATCCGTGCCGATGTGAACACCCGCTATGAAGTGCTGGCCAAGGTCATGGCCAGCGCGCGCCGGGGCGGCATGGCCCGTATCGGCTTCGTGACCCAGCCGGCCTCGGCCGATGGCGCTGCCGCCGCCGCGCCGACGGGCACGGGCGCCGCCGCGGTGCAGACGCCTGCCGCGCCCTGA
- a CDS encoding MotA/TolQ/ExbB proton channel family protein, whose product MSILMQAAAAMLAQATPSTAEVAPAAAPAAPAAAPAAPLVDSLAPAANAVGGAAADAQMGFMHFIAQSDMVGKGLFIVLIVMSLVTWYLIVVKAISNMRTRRRSDQFLNTFWNSTSLESVENEMRTHGVNDPFSHLTSHAVHARTHHAKYGATRLEEIGSNGEFVTRTMRKVIDEETAKLENGLTVLASVGSTAPFVGLFGTVWGVYHALVGIGMSEGMTINRIAGPVGEALIMTGLGLAVAIPAVLAYNTFVRSNRVLLARLDAFAHDLFAFLSTGQQVVFPDSKVRSLRRSVPGSKGSE is encoded by the coding sequence ATGTCCATTCTGATGCAAGCCGCCGCCGCGATGCTGGCGCAGGCCACTCCCTCCACCGCTGAGGTGGCGCCGGCTGCCGCGCCCGCTGCGCCTGCCGCTGCACCTGCGGCACCCCTCGTCGACAGCCTCGCGCCCGCGGCCAATGCCGTGGGGGGCGCCGCCGCCGACGCGCAGATGGGCTTCATGCACTTCATTGCGCAAAGCGACATGGTGGGCAAGGGGCTCTTCATCGTGCTGATCGTGATGTCGCTGGTGACGTGGTACCTCATCGTCGTCAAGGCGATCTCGAACATGCGCACCCGCCGCCGTTCAGACCAGTTCCTGAACACGTTCTGGAACTCGACCTCGCTGGAAAGCGTCGAGAACGAAATGCGCACCCACGGCGTGAACGACCCATTCTCGCACCTGACCAGCCATGCGGTCCATGCGCGCACGCACCACGCCAAGTATGGCGCGACGCGCCTGGAGGAAATCGGTTCCAACGGCGAGTTCGTCACCCGCACCATGCGCAAGGTGATCGACGAGGAAACCGCCAAGCTCGAGAACGGCCTGACCGTGCTGGCCTCGGTGGGCTCCACGGCGCCTTTCGTCGGCCTCTTCGGCACGGTGTGGGGCGTGTACCACGCGCTGGTCGGCATCGGCATGTCGGAAGGCATGACCATCAACCGCATCGCCGGCCCGGTGGGCGAGGCGCTGATCATGACGGGCCTGGGCCTGGCGGTCGCCATTCCCGCGGTGCTGGCCTACAACACCTTCGTGCGCAGCAACCGCGTGCTGCTGGCGCGCCTGGACGCCTTCGCGCACGACCTGTTCGCCTTCCTCTCGACGGGCCAGCAGGTGGTGTTCCCGGACAGCAAGGTGCGTTCCCTGCGCCGCTCGGTGCCGGGTAGCAAGGGGAGCGAATAA
- a CDS encoding HU family DNA-binding protein, with amino-acid sequence MNKTELIDHIASKSDISKAAAGRALDALIGAVKTTLKKGGTVTLVGFGTFAVTARAARTGRNPRTGETIKIKKAKVPKFRPGKALKDAVN; translated from the coding sequence ATGAACAAAACCGAACTTATCGACCACATTGCCAGCAAATCCGACATCTCCAAGGCTGCAGCCGGCCGTGCGCTGGACGCCCTGATCGGCGCCGTCAAGACCACCCTGAAGAAGGGCGGCACGGTCACCCTGGTGGGTTTCGGCACGTTCGCCGTGACCGCCCGCGCTGCGCGCACCGGCCGCAACCCGCGCACCGGCGAAACCATCAAGATCAAGAAGGCCAAGGTGCCGAAGTTCCGTCCGGGCAAGGCCCTGAAGGACGCCGTCAACTAA
- a CDS encoding energy transducer TonB — MPHSRSAWASSQFSPALRIVAGTTVLVLHAAVIGALFTASSSKPEMLEPEAVMVRFVEIGPDPQEAKAEPLPEPPAPVAQPEPEPEPEPEPEPEPEPEPEPEPEPEVTPPPVPEAPPKPKPKPKPKPKPEVKKPEVKPEIKPDPAPPKVETPPSGTPQGEGKPQGPQQGPPPDERRQIGRIDYLGGQPMAVYPRASQLRREEGRVLIRILIDRQGRVERATVEKSSGSPRLDEAALDAVRKGRFKPYTENGVPYPAETIVPYDFVLR; from the coding sequence ATGCCTCATTCCCGTTCTGCCTGGGCGTCATCGCAGTTTTCCCCCGCGTTGCGCATCGTGGCCGGCACGACCGTGCTGGTCCTGCACGCCGCGGTCATTGGCGCCCTGTTCACGGCCTCCAGCTCCAAGCCCGAAATGCTTGAGCCCGAAGCCGTCATGGTGCGATTCGTGGAAATCGGCCCCGATCCCCAGGAGGCCAAGGCCGAGCCTTTGCCCGAACCGCCCGCGCCCGTTGCGCAGCCTGAACCCGAGCCGGAACCCGAGCCCGAACCGGAACCAGAACCAGAGCCCGAGCCGGAACCTGAGCCCGAACCCGAGGTGACGCCGCCGCCGGTGCCCGAGGCGCCGCCGAAGCCGAAACCCAAGCCCAAGCCGAAACCCAAGCCCGAGGTGAAGAAACCCGAAGTCAAGCCGGAGATCAAGCCCGATCCCGCGCCGCCCAAGGTGGAAACCCCGCCCAGCGGCACGCCGCAAGGCGAAGGCAAGCCGCAAGGCCCGCAGCAGGGCCCCCCGCCCGATGAGCGCCGCCAGATCGGCCGCATCGACTACCTGGGCGGGCAGCCCATGGCGGTGTATCCCCGCGCTTCGCAATTGCGCCGCGAAGAAGGCCGGGTGCTGATCCGTATCCTGATCGACCGCCAAGGCCGGGTCGAGCGCGCGACCGTGGAGAAGTCCTCGGGTTCGCCGCGCCTGGACGAGGCCGCGCTGGATGCCGTGCGCAAAGGCCGCTTCAAGCCCTATACCGAGAACGGCGTGCCGTATCCCGCCGAAACCATCGTCCCCTACGATTTTGTCCTGAGGTAA
- a CDS encoding response regulator transcription factor translates to MRVLVIEDDTTLGHALQEFLSDQGYAVDWLTDGEPALSALAGESYELVVLDLNLPAMSGLDILRRLRGEGNSIPVLILTARDGLEDRVAGLDAGADDYVTKPFDLPELAARVRALARRRTGQVQPLLEIGPLVFDTVGREVRVNGERIALSVRELSVLEMLMARAGRVVTKRQIVNSLSAWDADFSENAVEVYVYRLRKRLEGTGAGIQTVRGFGYLLDVESAAST, encoded by the coding sequence ATGCGTGTACTAGTAATCGAAGACGACACCACCCTGGGCCATGCGCTGCAGGAATTCCTGTCCGACCAGGGCTATGCGGTCGACTGGCTGACCGATGGCGAGCCCGCGCTCAGCGCCCTGGCAGGCGAATCCTATGAACTGGTGGTCCTGGACCTGAACCTGCCCGCCATGAGCGGGCTGGACATCCTGCGCCGCCTGCGAGGGGAGGGCAACAGCATCCCCGTGCTGATCCTGACCGCCCGCGATGGGCTGGAGGATCGCGTGGCTGGGCTGGATGCCGGCGCCGACGATTACGTCACCAAGCCTTTCGACCTGCCCGAGCTGGCCGCGCGCGTGCGCGCCCTGGCGCGCCGCCGTACCGGCCAGGTCCAGCCGCTGCTGGAAATCGGCCCGCTGGTCTTCGACACCGTCGGCCGTGAAGTCCGTGTCAACGGCGAACGCATCGCCTTGTCGGTGCGCGAACTGTCCGTGCTGGAAATGCTGATGGCCCGCGCCGGCCGGGTCGTCACCAAGCGGCAGATCGTCAATTCGCTGTCGGCCTGGGATGCCGACTTCAGCGAGAATGCCGTCGAGGTCTATGTCTACCGCCTGCGCAAGCGCCTGGAAGGCACGGGCGCCGGCATCCAGACCGTGCGGGGCTTCGGCTACCTGCTGGACGTCGAGTCCGCCGCGTCCACCTGA
- the rlmB gene encoding 23S rRNA (guanosine(2251)-2'-O)-methyltransferase RlmB, whose protein sequence is MAASQVLAGFHAVVARLRHAPDSVKDIYYDGQRRDKRMLSLLEQAERAQRPVHAVNAERLDGLARGTRHQGVVALADARSLAVDLDEVLETANAVPFLLILDGVTDPHNLGACLRTADAAGVHAVIAPRDRAVGLNATVARVACGAADTVPYLMVTNLARTMRELKDRGVWLVGTDDQSQDTIHDVDAKLPMAWVMGAEGEGMRRLTRETCDRLVQIPMQGSVESLNVSVASAVCLYETVRQRQP, encoded by the coding sequence ATGGCAGCATCCCAGGTATTGGCCGGTTTTCATGCGGTGGTGGCGCGCTTGCGCCACGCGCCCGACTCGGTCAAGGACATCTATTACGACGGCCAGCGCCGCGACAAGCGCATGCTGTCCCTGCTCGAGCAGGCCGAGCGCGCGCAGCGTCCGGTGCATGCGGTCAATGCCGAGCGCCTCGATGGCCTGGCACGCGGCACGCGCCACCAGGGCGTGGTGGCGCTGGCCGACGCGCGCAGCCTGGCCGTGGACCTGGATGAAGTCCTGGAGACGGCGAACGCCGTGCCGTTCCTGCTGATCCTCGATGGCGTGACCGATCCGCACAATCTGGGCGCCTGCCTGCGCACCGCCGATGCGGCGGGCGTGCACGCGGTCATCGCGCCGCGAGATCGCGCGGTGGGGCTCAACGCCACGGTGGCGCGCGTCGCCTGCGGCGCGGCCGACACCGTGCCCTACCTGATGGTCACCAATCTTGCGCGGACCATGCGCGAGCTGAAGGATCGCGGCGTCTGGCTGGTCGGCACCGATGACCAGTCGCAGGACACCATCCACGATGTGGACGCCAAGCTGCCCATGGCCTGGGTGATGGGCGCGGAAGGCGAGGGCATGCGCCGCCTGACGCGCGAGACCTGCGACCGCCTGGTGCAGATCCCCATGCAGGGGTCGGTCGAAAGCCTGAACGTCAGCGTGGCCAGCGCCGTCTGCCTGTACGAGACGGTGCGCCAGCGCCAGCCCTGA